The sequence CATCGCTTTCACCATGTCTTCGGTGATGAGCACCGGCGCAGCGCGGCCCGGGATCAGCGCGGTGGAAATCACCACATCGGCTTGCGCCACGCGCTTGGCCACTTCGATTTTTTGCCGATCCAGCCAGCTTTGCGGCATCGGTCGGGCGTAGCCGCCCACGCCTTCGGCGGCTGCTTTTTCCTCGGCGGTTTCATAGGGCACGTCGATGAACTTGGCGCCCAGCGATTCGACCTGTTCTTTCACCGAAGGGCGCACATCCGACGCCTCGATCACCGCGCCCAAGCGCTTGGCGGTGGCGATGGCCTGCAAACCCGCCACGCCCACGCCCAAGATGACCACGCGGGCGGCCTTCACGGTGCCGGCGGCGGTCATCAGCATGGGGAAGAATTTTTGGTAGCGATCCGCCGCCATGATCACCGCCTTGTAGCCGGCGATGTTGGCTTGGGAGGACAGCACGTCCATGCTCTGGGCTCGCGTGGTGCGCGGCGCGGCTTCCAGCGCGAAGCTGGTGAGCTGGGCGGCGGCCAGCGCATCCAGGCCGGCACGATCAAACGGATCGAGCATGCCGACGAGCACCGCGCCCGGTTTCATCTGCGCGAGTTCCTCGGCGCTGGGGCGGCGCACCTTGAGCACCAGTTCGGTGGCCAGCGCCTCAGCCTGGCTGACGATCTGCGCCCCGGCGGCTTGGTAAGCCGCATCGGTGACCGCTGCGCGCAAGCCCGCACCGCTGGCCACGCGCACGCTGTGGCCCTGGGCCACGTATTTTTTTGCCGTCTCAGGGGTGACGGCGACGCGCGTCTCCCCGGCCGCCGTTTCCAGCGGAACACCGATCAGCATGGGTTTCTCCTCTTGAACGCCCGGTTGGGACGGGAGTGCGCGCTGCGGCGCATCTCCCAGTGGGTCAGTCGGATGAGCTTAGCGGAGAGGCACTGTCACAGCGCACCCGGGGCAGACCCTGCCCCTTCTTCGGAAAAACCCGGGTTTTGACGGGTCAACCCGAGGTGTCCTGGGGCGGCGATGGGCGGGCTAAGATGCCCGAATGGCTGAAATTCGTTGGAAACCGAGCGTAACCGTGGCCGCCATCATTGAGCGCGACGGGCGTTATTTGCTGGTCGAAGAGCACACCTCGGTGGGCTTGCGCCTCAACAACCCGGCGGGGCATTTGGAGCCGGGTGAGTCGCTGGTGAACGCTGTCATCCGCGAAGTGCTGGAGGAAACGGCCTGCGCTTTCACCCCCGAAGCGTTGGTGGGCGTGTACCTGTCGCGCAGCGAACACCCGCGCACGGGTGAGGACATCACGTATCTGCGCTTCACCTTCTGCGGCAGCGTGGGCGAGCCGCAGCCCGGGCGGGCGTTGGACACGCCCATCGTGCGCACCCTCTGGCTGACACCGGAGGAGGTGTACCTCGCTCGTAACTCGCACCGCAGCCCGTGGGTGGCGCAGTGCATCACCGATCACCAAGCGGGTCAGCGCTTCCCGCTCGATCTGCTGCACACTCACCCGAGTGTGACGCTGCTCCAAAACTCAGCAGCGGTCTGAAGGGCGCCGTTGAGCGTCGGCTTTATTTCATCATCTGGAAAATGAAACCACAGCGTGTGGTCGTCGGGCTGTCCGGCGGCGTGGATTCGGCGGTGTCGGCGTGGCTGTTGAAGCAGCAGGGGCACGAGGTCGTCGGCATCTTCATGAAGAACTGGGAGGATGATGACGACAGCGAATATTGTTCGTCCCGCCAAGACTTTTTGGATGCGGCCAGCGTGGCCGACGTGATCGGCATCGAGATCGAGCACGTGAACTTTGCGGCCGAGTACAAGGATCGGGTC is a genomic window of Vitreoscilla filiformis containing:
- a CDS encoding NUDIX hydrolase, producing MAEIRWKPSVTVAAIIERDGRYLLVEEHTSVGLRLNNPAGHLEPGESLVNAVIREVLEETACAFTPEALVGVYLSRSEHPRTGEDITYLRFTFCGSVGEPQPGRALDTPIVRTLWLTPEEVYLARNSHRSPWVAQCITDHQAGQRFPLDLLHTHPSVTLLQNSAAV
- a CDS encoding NAD(P) transhydrogenase subunit alpha; this translates as MLIGVPLETAAGETRVAVTPETAKKYVAQGHSVRVASGAGLRAAVTDAAYQAAGAQIVSQAEALATELVLKVRRPSAEELAQMKPGAVLVGMLDPFDRAGLDALAAAQLTSFALEAAPRTTRAQSMDVLSSQANIAGYKAVIMAADRYQKFFPMLMTAAGTVKAARVVILGVGVAGLQAIATAKRLGAVIEASDVRPSVKEQVESLGAKFIDVPYETAEEKAAAEGVGGYARPMPQSWLDRQKIEVAKRVAQADVVISTALIPGRAAPVLITEDMVKAMKPGAVIIDIAAGKGAHGTDGNCPLTEAGKTVVKHNVILVGETNLPALVAADASALYARNVLDFLKLVLAKDGSFSVPMDDDIVAACLMTQGGEVKRK